A single Populus alba chromosome 7, ASM523922v2, whole genome shotgun sequence DNA region contains:
- the LOC118059588 gene encoding leucine-rich repeat extensin-like protein 4 — protein sequence MASSLLCSITIRSLLVLLLHLSSLSNYLAAKHNQHGYHRHRSHNHSPTSNQRLHQAYIALQAWRRVIYSDPNNFTTNWVGPDVCSYKGIYCAPAIDDPKVRVVAGIDLNFADIAGFLPNELGLLSDLALIHLNSNRLCGIIPQTLTNLSLLFELDVSNNRFVGPFPSVVLSLPMLTYLDLRYNEFEGPLPPQLFQKKIDAIFVNNNRFTSAVPAFLGGTSASVVVIANNNFKGCLPPSIANLADTLEELLLINTSLTGCLPPEVGYLYKLRVLDVSHNKIVGPIPYSLSGLAHLEQLNLAHNLMTGIVPQGVCILPNLANFTFSYNFFCEEEGICMNLTSKGIKYDDRRNCLPEKPLQRSQKECNDTLEHPVDCFQECCVASEGGGAFGRATPFAPALVPAATPLLSPSLAPSFP from the coding sequence ATGGCTTCGTCTCTGCTTTGTTCTATCACAATTCGTTCTTTACTTGTCTTGCTCTTACACCTATCTTCCTTGTCTAACTATCTAGCTGCAAAGCATAACCAACATGGCTATCACCGCCACCGCTCACACAACCATTCTCCAACTTCAAACCAAAGGCTCCACCAAGCTTATATTGCCCTCCAGGCATGGAGAAGGGTTATCTACTCTGATCCAAACAACTTCACTACCAATTGGGTTGGCCCTGATGTATGTAGCTATAAAGGAATATACTGTGCACCTGCTATTGATGATCCCAAAGTTAGAGTTGTCGCAGGCATTGACCTCAACTTTGCTGATATAGCAGGTTTCCTTCCCAATGAATTAGGTCTCCTCTCTGACTTAGCACTCATCCATTTGAATAGCAACAGACTTTGTGGGATTATCCCACAAACTCTAACCAACCTTTCACTTCTATTTGAGCTTGATGTCAGCAACAACAGATTTGTAGGCCCTTTCCCTTCTGTTGTGCTCTCTCTTCCTATGCTAACCTATCTTGACCTTCGCTACAATGAGTTTGAAGGGCCATTACCTCCTCAGCTTTTCCAGAAAAAGATTGATGCGATATTCGTTAATAACAATCGATTTACTAGTGCAGTTCCCGCTTTCTTAGGTGGAACTTCAGCTTCTGTGGTGGTCATCGCCAACAATAACTTCAAAGGCTGCCTGCCGCCGAGTATAGCCAACTTGGCAGATACTTTGGAAGAGTTGCTGCTTATCAACACAAGCTTGACAGGTTGTTTGCCACCAGAAGTTGGGTATCTCTACAAACTGAGGGTGTTGGATGTAAGCCATAACAAGATAGTTGGTCCTATACCTTATAGCCTATCAGGATTAGCTCATTTGGAGCAGCTAAATTTAGCACACAATCTGATGACCGGGATTGTACCTCAGGGAGTTTGTATACTGCCAAATTTAGCTAATTTTACTTTCTCTTACAACTTCTTTTGTGAGGAAGAGGGAATTTGCATGAATCTTACGTCTAAAGGCATCAAGTATGACGATCGCCGCAATTGTTTGCCAGAGAAGCCACTCCAGAGAAGTCAGAAAGAATGCAACGATACGCTCGAGCATCCAGTCGACTGCTTTCAGGAATGCTGTGTAGCCAGCGAAGGAGGCGGTGCTTTTGGTAGGGCAACTCCTTTCGCTCCTGCACTTGTGCCTGCTGCAACCCCACTGCTGTCACCTTCTCTTGCTCCTAGCTTCCCGTAA
- the LOC118059586 gene encoding transmembrane E3 ubiquitin-protein ligase FLY2 codes for MIFGYFDMVNLEGFLWRRGLGSVGWIFWLWFVLLGLLQAVVGLRPLRERAQSWSDEWLFIRKDENDLGPFSMWNITGTYRGSWKFLDSANSSSMFPDFRKSIGDSVIELVSSPTKINGVHYVQGVIIFHDVFDNKHNVDGAQIRVEGVYIWPFRQLRMVANSGKEGEFSQEEDYMLSNPYHLLGVFSSQVFLDSPQNKIWRRKNWPIYEMEKHCNIEIAAQITRLSSVQSDGDHDRFHIEGLMESPAADDEGDCFSPILLNATSVNIEVYYNKAVNYTLMVTFVSFLQVLLLIRQMEHSNTQSGAAKVSILMIGQQAIMDAYLCLLHLTAGILVESLFNAFATAAFFKFVVFSIFEMRYLLAIWKASRPMNSGEGWETMRRELSVLYSRFYGILLGGILVMYEFHNYLRSILFLMYSFWIPQIFTNVIRDSRKPLHPHYILGMTVTRLAIPLYIFGCPNNFMRTEPDKAWCLYLGVFIGLQASILLLQHYLGSRWFIPRQILPEKYFYYRRFDQESNHTTDCVICMTAIDLTRHSNDCMVTPCDHFFHSGCLQRWMDIKMECPTCRRPLPPA; via the exons ATGATTTTTGGGTATTTTGATATGGTTAATTTAGAGGGTTTTTTATGGAGGAGAGGGTTAGGTTCTGTGGGTTGGATTTTTTGGTTATGGTTTGTGCTCTTGGGTTTGTTACAGGCAGTGGTGGGCTTAAGACCATTGAGAGAGCGTGCACAGTCGTGGAGCGATGAG TGGCTATTTATtagaaaagatgaaaatgatTTGGGCCCATTTTCCATGTGGAACATAACAGGAACTTACCGAG GGTCTTGGAAATTTCTTGATTCTGCAAATAGCTCTTCCATGTTCCCAGATTTCAGGAAATCCATTGGTGATTCTGTCATTGAATTAGTCAGCTCACCAACAAAGATAAATGGTGTGCATTATGTCCAG GGTGTAATAATTTTCCATGACGTGTTTGACAACAAACACAATGTTGATGGTGCTCAAATAAGGGTAGAAGGTGTATATATATGGCCTTTTAGACAACTTCGAATGGTAGCTAACAG TGGTAAAGAGGGAGAATTCAGCCAAGAAGAAGATTATATGTTATCTAATCCATATCATTTG CTTGGAGTATTTTCATCTCAGGTGTTCTTAGATTCtcctcaaaataaaatatggagAAGGAAAAATT GGCCAATTTATGAGATGGAGAAGCATTGTAATATTGAAATTGCCGCCCAAATTACACGCTTGTCATCTGTCCAAAGTG ATGGAGACCATGATCGTTTCCATATTGAAGGATTAATGGAGAGTCCTGCTGCAGACGATGAAGGGGATTGCTTCTCACCTATACTACTAAATGCTACTTCTGTCAACATTGAAGTCTACTATAACAAAGCAGTGAACTATACCTTGATGGTCACCTTT GTCTCATTCCTTCAAGTTCTTTTGCTGATTCGGCAAATGGAACATAGTAACACTCAATCA GGGGCTGCCAAAGTTTCAATTTTAATGATTGGGCAGCAAGCCATCATGGATGCTTATCTTTGCCTTCTACACCTAACTGCAGGAATACTAGTTG AATCCTTGTTTAATGCTTTTGCAACTGCTGCATTTTTCAAGTTTGTAGTCTTCTCAATTTTTGAGATGAGATATCTTCTTGCTATATGGAAGGCAAGCAGGCCTATGAATAGTGGTGAAGGTTGGGAGACAATGAGGCGTGAACTATCAGTTCTATATAGTCGTTTCT ATGGGATCCTGTTGGGAGGCATTCTAGTTATGTACGAGTTCCATAATTATCTTCGATCCATTCTTTTCTTGATGTACTCTTTTTGGATACCTCAAATATTCACCAATGTCATTCGTGACTCGAGAAAACCTTTGCATCCCCATTACATCTTAGGCATGACTGTTACTCGACTAGCAATCCCATTGTATATATTTGGATGCCCTAACAATTTTATGAGGACTGAGCCTGACAAGGCATGGTGTTTATATTTGGGTGTATTCATTGGACTGCAAGCgtcaattcttcttcttcaacactATCTTGGGTCTCGATGGTTCATTCCTCGCCAG ATCCTACCTGAGAAATATTTCTACTATAGAAGGTTTGATCAGGAATCGAATCACACTACAGACTGTGTCATTTGCATGACTGCGATTGACCTCACACGGCATTCTAATGATTGCATG GTAACTCCATGTGATCACTTCTTTCATTCCGGTTGTCTACAAAGGTGGATGGATATCAAGATGGAATGCCCAACTTGCCGGCGTCCACTACCACCAGCATAG